In the Ranitomeya imitator isolate aRanImi1 chromosome 2, aRanImi1.pri, whole genome shotgun sequence genome, accttctaccagatcattaatgaatatgttgaagagaacaggtcccaatactgacccctgcggtaccccactggtcacagcgacccagttagagactatacctccgtgccatctccgtgtgcggttccaccattactccaaagcaacatgcccgctgccttggggtcatccttgattctgacctttcattcaccccccacatccgatcactggctcgctcttcttacctgcatctcaaaaacatttctagaattcgcccttttcttaatttcgactctgcaaaaactctgactgtttcacttattcattctcgtctggactattgtaactctttactaatcggtctccctcttgcaaaactctccccgctccaatctgtcctgaatgctgcagccaggatcatattcctcaccaaccgttacaccgatgcctctaccctgtgccagtcattacactggctacccatccactccagaatccagtacaaaactactaccctcatccacaaagcactccatggctcagcaccaccctacatctcctccctggtatcagtctaccaccctacccgtgccctccgctccgctaatgacctcaggttagcatcctcaataatcagaacctcccactcccgtctccaagactttacacgtgctgcgccgattctttggaatgcactacctaggttaatacgattaatccccaatccccacagttttaagcgtgccctaaaaactcatttgttcagactggcctaccgcctcaacgcattaacctaacgatccctgtgtggcctatttataataaaaaaaaaaaaaaaaaaggttcctcgcatcatgttctcatacactttatgcagtattagccctctgtgtctgtactgctacatactggttcatgcagctttacatgatcacccgagccttacactatagctggtccgaataactaaagcaattgttaccatccacctctcgtgtctccccttttccccatagtttgtaagcttgcgagcagggccctcactcctcctggtttctgttttgaactgtatttctgttatgctgtaatgtctattgtctgtacaagtcccctctataatttgtaaagcgctgcggaatatgttggcgctatataaataaaattattatttattattattattataccataTATACATTTGTAAATGGAGTATTGTAATATTTGCATCTGAAAACTGGGCCCCAGAGGTGAAGGTATTGGCGGGCCttaggcaccccagtctgacattgTCAACAAGACACTCTTTTGGCCATTGTACAACGAATGGGAGCCAAAAAGATTGTTAGACATATGGATCCAGGAACTTGTCTAGAGGGTAGTACAAACAAGTCAATGAAGTGTGGGGCAAAGgacgccttaaggtaccgtcacactcagcgacgctgcagcgatatagacaacgagccgatcgctggagcgtcgctgtttaggtcgctgtagagacgtcaaacagcagctccagaacgatgcaggagcgatccagtgacgtaatggcgactcactgATCATTGTAGCTggtcgttagctccatgtaaaacattgctggcatcgttgcttttgctgtcaaacacgacgatacacgccgacctgacgaccaattaaagttctggacttctagctccgaccagcgatatcacagcgggatccagatcgctgctgcctgtcaaacacaacgagatcgctatccaggacgctgcaacgtcacggatcgttgtcgttctcgttgtaaagttactgagtgtgaaggtacctttagacacttAATTCCAAAGTTCCATCAATGCCCCCTACTGGAATCGATACTAAATTATTGGCATCCGGCTGAACTACCCAATGCCACATAAAGCTTATGAATACCGGCAATAAATGTTTTTTCTCCACTTACCGGAGATACCAAGAGTCTCCTAACCCGTATTCTTTTCCACTAATACCAAGGCGAGGCCATAGGGCCTTTGGCATCTTTCGTTCAAGCATTATAGTTGTGGCTACAACCTGcaagataaaaaaaatcatttagtacagggcattgatgatatttttgtcaTAGGTATGGAGGACTGCAGATGTAACTGTCGTATCCAAGCCCTGGTGTCCTAGAGAGCCCAAAGGCCTCTATACCACATAGGACAACGCCATCATCATGGAGGGTTACATTGTAGGTGGGGGCGAGTTACAGAATTTGTATTGGGGCTGGAGTCATCAAGGTAAGTCAATTCCGTTGTCAACCCACCTGAGCTCTCCATAATTCATCTCCTTCATGAGCGACGCGCCAATGTGTGTCCCCCATCATGGCAATCAGAAGGTTCAACATTAGCAGAGCAGCAACTACTGCAAACGCCGAGTACATGACGCTGTACATAAACGGTTGGTCTACCGAGTAATTCGCCGGGCCATCGACGATGGTTAGGAAGAGTTCAAAAGTGCTGAACAGAGACATGGGGTAGGACATAAACTGACCCAGTTCTTCAGGGTCCTGGGTCTGAAATATTACAAAGAAagctgcaaaataataataataaagaaaattaTAAATTTACAGCTCTTTTCTATATCCACTCATAGCATTGATACCTTGTAGCTTTGAAACCACAAGCTCAGATTTAGATTGTGCTACATTACCATGACGTTTATAGGTTATGCGTTTTACCCATGcaaaaaccaaatatatatattatatatatatacacacaattatAATCTTACATCTCACTATTTCCAGAATATCTCAAACTATAAAATAATGAcaggataaaaaagaaaaaaaaaaaaggaatggcaGAATTGCTGCTTTTTTCGCGCCAAGACTTAAAGGaatcaggaataaaataagaggaaaGTGTCATATGAACCCCTAAATGATACCTATAAAAAACCTCATCCTACAAAACACAAGACGagcaaatataaaacaaaaaaagttatggtGTTCAGGAAAtggctaaataaaaaaaatatatttttaagtgTTTTCTGTgactaaaaatagtaaaaaaaacagtgaaatgaacaaataaaaacaataaaaagcaAAAGAAACACATTACCACATTATTAAcgcaataaaaacaaacaaaaaaaaccaacaaaatgCAGTGTTGTTTGTTCCGCAAAAACGTTAACGTAAAAGTTAATAAAAGGTTTTACAATGCATTCTAAAACCATACTAATAAATAATATAACTTGTCATCCGGAAAACCAATCCCCCCACACAGTTACATAatcaggaaaatagaaaaaaaatagggattttcgaatgcactaaagaaaaaaaattgagatGTCTTGATGGACAGAATTGCCCATGTATTTGAGGGGTTAATCAATTCAGAATTGCAGAGTTCGGCTTCCTATTCGCTGACAATAACTTGCAACCAATTCTTTAAGAAGCAAATAAAATAGAATCTCACCTGCACCAAACCCAAGGATAACCACAACCATTAGCCAACAGAAGCGCAGGAGGTCTCCAAATATCATCTGAAAAGTCAAAAGACCAGTATTCAGTATCGTAGATATCCACTGTACATGGGAGACAGATTTCAGTTTTTCGAAAGTCACTTGGTGTAAAAGGTTGAAGACCGTTCCTCTGCTGGAGTGAAATTTCCAAAATATGCACAGAGAAATTGGCCAGGAACTTGGCAAAACTTTGACCGGTGGTTTTGCAGAAAACCATCAGAATATTTCTGCCCCTAGAATGCTACTATTAGATAGACCTTCACGTTTCCCCCGAGCTGTAGATTTCTTTAATAATGTCTGTTTTTTCCTCAAACAAGTATAGAAGAAGCTGAATTTCAACTACATAGATTACATTATTCTAGACTCAATATGGGGGACCCATTTCTCCAAGATTAGAAATCTGATCATCATCGTAGCAAATTTTTATAGATTCGGTAGTCTCTAAGTTTTGTTCTAGTTTATAGAACGAAaacaaaaaattgaaaaatgtcAACGATGGTGAAAAGTGCATAAACATCACCATCTTTACCTTTTGTATCATGATGGTAAATGGTCCAAGCATCTGGAAACCACGCGTGAAATACATGATGTAACACCAGCCCAGGACCAAAGCCACCGACATAGGAACCGCTTCTCCATCGCTGTTGGTCAACCTCATGACCAAAACGGCCATCACCATACAGGCAAAAGCAATTCTACATAAAAGAGTTTATAGACATTAAAACAAGAGATCTTATAGGCCAAAAAGAACACAAAAAATTCCCAATTATTCTAGTATGTTCTTACATTATTATATGAAAGGGACCACCAAGAACGGTCTGCCCAAAGTATCTTGTGGCTCCAACCCTCAACAAGTCGGGAATCTAAAAACGAACAATAAGTAAATTCATAAAGTAGAAGGTATCACAAAAGAAAAAGTAACATCTGATCGGCACAACGGGCAGGAGTAGACAAAGGGGAGAGTTGGCTTTGTTGAACTTTACGGGAGTCGGTAAATGTTCAGCTGCTTCCATAACTAAGCATTATTTGTGTAAACGGACAACCAGGGTTACTAATAACTGTTTAAAATTCCATAGAACACCGAGGATATTACCATTACCCTTTTTATTTCGCTAGACCACCAAAGAGGTCAATATTATTTACCATCTCTTTTTAGACCACCAGGAAAAATTACGGACCTCAACTAGTCCACCAGGAATATTATTAACTTTAATCTCTTTATTGCCCAAGACTAACAGGGATATTATTATCCATTTTTTCCATTTCCCTAGTCCTACAAGAATGATACTAATAACTTTTTAAATTTCTTGGACCAGcagagatattattattattattttctctggTGGTCTACATAAGCAAACTAGTTTGTAATAATATCATCCCTGCTAGGCAAGAGCACTGAAGGGTCCCGTAGTAACATcccttagatcagtgttccccaactccggtcctcaagagccaccaacaggtcatgttttgaggatttccttagtattacacaggtcattgaatgcttgcttgtccaggtgatgcaattatcacctgtgcaatactaaggaaatcctcaaaacatgacctgttggtggctctggaggaccggacttggggaacactgccttagatcAATGAATGGGTTCATAATAAGATTCCTTGGTGGTCTAGCTTAGGAAATAAGAGAATGTCAAACCATTCATTGGACTAGCCCACCAGGGTTGTTACTTATAATTCTTTGCTGCCCGTTGGCCATCAAGGAAAATATACTTAACATCTTCTAAGGACCAGGTGAATAATAGGTTGTCATTAAATTCCTTTTTTGACCAAAGCCAGCAGAGATGTTATCATTAAACAGTTTATCAATACTTAATATATTGATTACCGAtccaaaggataggtcatcaatattacatGAATGAGGGTCCGAGACCCGATACCCTCACTAATCAGCCACTTTCAGCTCTGGCAGCACCCAAATAAAGGCAGCATATCGAGCCAGAAATGGAGCTCCGGACTCGATGCAGTGGCTGTTGCCAAGAATTGAAGCTACGCTCTTACTAAATTGAACAGGAGTGAACAAAGTGATGGGACAATCCATCCATCCAATCTAACAATGGGGCTCTTAGGCCACAAAAGTTTGTGCAATTTGTTTTTTTGAGGATTTCTTACCAAAAGCAGTAGTATAATGATTGCTCCCAAAACGCTAATGAGCTCTCCAACGAGACGGAGATAGTCCTGATAGGATACGTATGCTTCCTGGTAGGAATAAAAAGAATAAtcataaattaaaaagaaaaagcttcagtcatataaaaaaaaacaaaaagagcaaACTTGTATCCATTATTTGGGCACATACATAAAGAGGCCTTTGCTGGAAAATAGTTGCATCCCGAGAATCATTAGGTTTGTTCGAAATTTCCTTAAGAGGCCTGTAGGTGCAACACATGGTAACGCAGATCATATAGAGGACGTAGACTGCCGCTAAAAACCAGAAGTACGGTCGACCACAGCTCCTCCACTTCAGGCTCACAAGTTCTTTCACTGGTGTAAGGTGAAGGATGTGACGGGCCTGAAACAAAATGTTGGGTTAGAGCAATGCTCATGTCATGTAAAAACATCCACAACCTGAAAGACAGAAGTTCTTACCGCTCTCTTTCTGGAAGACACTACCAGATCCAACACGGACTGACTTTCTCCCCATGAATCGATACCCGAAAGATCATACAAGACGGAACTCACCGGGCCAAAACTCCATTGGActtttttccgtttttttaacaGATGCTGAAACatctgagaaataaaaaaaaaagtttgattagGGGCACGAGAAACGAGTCTAATGTTCAATGACCGGACTCCAGGGAAGGGCTTTTGATAGACAAATCCTCCTGATGAAAGTTCATGAAACTTTTGCCTTACTACTAAAAACTTTAAAAGTCATCATTTATTGAAAATTTTGATATTCCACCATGTCCCCTTCACTGCTCTTATAAACGGTCCTCTAAAAGACCACCATGTGAGAATAACAAATTACTTTGATCCATTTAGAAGAGATTTCATTTCTAgaatttttgaacatttttatAAATGCGCACAAGTTCTCGTAAATGGTAAAAACAAAAACCTGTAGCGCTGGTGTGTTTCTTGAGCCAcagcaacttgatggatgaacgatttaTAGGAGGATCGATCTTTTGCAGGCCTACATAggcccaccagggtcttctctgccgttatcttgattgtatcaagccatcaggttgctggtcttccttttcTCCTTGTTCTTCTGACTATGATGTCCTCTCCAGTGATtcctctctttgtatgatgtgtcccaaataggcaagtcatagcttgatgAACCTTGCTCTGAGTGACATGTCCGGCTTGATCTTTtccaaattgatttgtttgttcttcttgccatccatggtattgataacatccttttccagcaccacattttgaaggcgtcgattcttcttctgtcttgtttattTATTGCATCCGCATATTACCACAAAAAAGATCTGTAATAAGAATGGGCCGGTTGTACCTTAACATGCCATCAAGGTACGTAGGTTAGCACCATAACATTGTCTTGTGGTTTGACACTGTTGGGAGTTGGTTGTATGCCTAAAAAGAGTTATATGTTCCTATTGCTTTACAACTCCTCTCCAGGAGCTAGTGTCATGTCAAAATTCCCAATGTACTCTTTGTTGCACTTCTCCTATTAGAGACTTTGTACGGTAAGTATTGTGCCCGTACATAAGTACCATAAGGCGTATGCGCCTCTTTGAAGTTGTAACCATCATGGCTATATGCCTCTCAGGGGAAAAAGTAAATCTAACTGGAATATGCAACTTTTTTTTCATTTGCCGATTCTTCTGGGAATGTCTCCTTGTTGGCCCCATCTCCACTGTCTCAacagaaataacatttttttttctctgttcaaGACATTCAAAAAGTTTTACTTACAACAATGTTTCCCTCGGCAGCTGAAAATTTGAAGGCGGTAAGACCCATGTAATTGGGGATCGTCTGAATGTTCACCTCGTTGTTTTCTGCATCATCGTAAGACAATATGAGATCGTACATCTGGCAGGAAAAGTTCTGGTTGGGTTGTAGGGCCAAAATATGGAGTATAGTGTTACCTACAATATACAAATACCATAATTAACTACTTTATTGTCAATTTTCATACTTCTATATGGAGTTGATTAGAGGGCATGTTACACACCAAAGCAGAATCCATCCATTTCCAAATGCTGGAGCCAGTTATTTACATGGACAGATATCCAATTGTCCACTCCAAATATAGACaacaaataactttttttttttttcattctcacCAATGTATGATGACTAATAAACTCTTAAAATTGGTCCTCACCGTAGGAATCTTGAGCTCGAACGCTGGCCCCATTCTCAATAAGTAGACGGACAATATCCTCGTTGCCAGTGCAAGCAGCAAAAGACAGAATATGTTCACCTAAAAGTAAGAAGAAATGAAGAGTCCGATGATCAAAGATGAAGATGATCTAACCAAgttctaaaggaaaaaaaaaatatttgagagCTTTTGTCGAAATGCAATTATGTCATATATATTTTACGTGATGCCAATAGTTGCACTAACCAAAGTAAAATAGATTTTCCTGGCTGTAAGAGAAGAAACTTCCGATGGCTCGAGGAGAACTGACATCGGCGCCTTTTTCAATCAGTAGCTTCACCAAATTCAAGTTTTGATTGACAGCTGCAATATGTAGTGCTGTTTGTCCTAAAATAagagaaatttttttaaaaaacaacaacatgtgAACTTTACTAGCACCAATAATACAAATAATTTCATGTTTAGGACTCAAATTTCTACAGTAGTCGTCCTTGTATAAAGGTGTTGTCCAAGCAGATGAAAAGGAGATTGACACTTCTGGTGTGGACGCTCATGGAATGGAGAGGTGGCTCTCCATTCATTCATATTGAAGCTCAGAAATTCGAACGTTTACGGGACACATGAAGAGTCCAAAAAAGGAGGAAATATGAGGAACTGTTTGGTGAGGTCTGCAAAATGGACAGCCATTTTCTTCATTGTTCCATCTACGCTTTCTGGAATCCACCCCCTTTCCATAACATGCAATGCAGTCATGCAGTAAAAGTTCATGCAAAGCTAATATTTGGGGTCAAtgagtaaaaaaagtttttttataaataattatttttacggTTCCTTTAATTTAATagggaaaatagaaaataaaatgtGGCGTAGATCCTCAAATCTCTGTTGATCGAATTGAGCATTATGGTCACCAAATATCACCGCAGTACAATAGCAGTCCCTCACCTTCATACAGGGTAGAGGTGAAGGATTGATTGACGAGGTCTGGTACGGCATCTAGAATTATTTCTGCAGCTTCCAGGTTATCATATGTAACAGCCACATGAAGTATGGTCTCTCCCACGGCTCCTAAAACACAAAATAGTGCCACCAAAGGCTCGGATTACATAAGACTTTAAATGGGGCATTTTCATCATTTTGGCCTTGGCGCTATGTGTTCTATGAAACCCCACTCTTTTGCCACGCTCAAACAGCTCTACCCACTTACCTCTTATATTCGAGTCAGTTGATGAGCACTCTAAAAGTTTTTTGAGAGCCCCAATATCATTGTCTTTGGCAGCACTGAGTAAAGGACACTCTCTGATCCTGTAAAAGACAAGCAAGACACAggcataaaa is a window encoding:
- the LOC138667832 gene encoding transient receptor potential cation channel subfamily V member 6-like, whose amino-acid sequence is MGLFYCDKTAGITSNVWNGIKSQIQSRAPEGLELDVIHMLQQKRIRECPLLSAAKDNDIGALKKLLECSSTDSNIRGAVGETILHVAVTYDNLEAAEIILDAVPDLVNQSFTSTLYEGQTALHIAAVNQNLNLVKLLIEKGADVSSPRAIGSFFSYSQENLFYFGEHILSFAACTGNEDIVRLLIENGASVRAQDSYGNTILHILALQPNQNFSCQMYDLILSYDDAENNEVNIQTIPNYMGLTAFKFSAAEGNIVMFQHLLKKRKKVQWSFGPVSSVLYDLSGIDSWGESQSVLDLVVSSRKRAARHILHLTPVKELVSLKWRSCGRPYFWFLAAVYVLYMICVTMCCTYRPLKEISNKPNDSRDATIFQQRPLYEAYVSYQDYLRLVGELISVLGAIIILLLLIPDLLRVGATRYFGQTVLGGPFHIIIIAFACMVMAVLVMRLTNSDGEAVPMSVALVLGWCYIMYFTRGFQMLGPFTIMIQKMIFGDLLRFCWLMVVVILGFGAAFFVIFQTQDPEELGQFMSYPMSLFSTFELFLTIVDGPANYSVDQPFMYSVMYSAFAVVAALLMLNLLIAMMGDTHWRVAHEGDELWRAQVVATTIMLERKMPKALWPRLGISGKEYGLGDSWYLRVEERRDLDKRKVKRFVDAFHSNGDNNEAAETECLVTEFPEDELKTKRVSICSTPVILRNISERSSSRGWNILKRASIDQLQGKVNYALDIDAEVYDV